A single region of the Paraburkholderia sprentiae WSM5005 genome encodes:
- a CDS encoding AMP-binding protein → MIALHDLLSADAALVAGDALAAPVCRDGAMLLDRSAFRARVAGLVELVRTHDAPRCAVCIDDPFEFACALFALLACGKEPVIPANATPGYLADLAGAYDFMLTDADLPPFVASAHAHAAASTAYLIDPHAPLTLYTSGSSGTPKPIRKTLAQFNAEVHTLELQWGGLLGNATMLASVPHHHIYGLLFRVLWPLAAGRAFDRAIGMEPQQLQARIAQCGATAIVSTPAQLSRWPALPGFAALTPAPRAFFSSGGPLAADAAQPYAASYGAAPLEIYGSTETGGIAWRRQDRGDAWQPVAGAELRRDDDGALCVRSPHLDHDGWHRTGDRIAFDADGRFRLQGRLDRVLKLGGKRVSLPELEARLALHPFVAQAALVPLDGASRERVGAVVALSEAGSAALRDEGRVALAKTLRRHLADYFDAVVLPRHWRFRIGLPFDARGKLPASAVAAAFAPRAEGMEVLAETRDGDTLHYVLRVPPSLVHFAGHFPGLPILPGVVQVDWAARLAAGHWPRVREVASVDRLKFMAPVLPGAVLELALAYELERRRVQFAYRLDGRECASGVLVHREDA, encoded by the coding sequence ATGATCGCGTTGCACGATCTGTTGTCGGCCGACGCCGCGCTCGTCGCGGGTGATGCGCTTGCCGCACCGGTGTGCCGCGACGGCGCCATGCTGCTCGATCGCTCGGCGTTTCGCGCGCGCGTCGCGGGCTTGGTCGAGCTCGTGCGCACCCACGACGCGCCACGCTGCGCGGTCTGTATCGACGATCCGTTCGAGTTCGCCTGCGCATTGTTCGCGCTGCTCGCGTGCGGCAAGGAGCCGGTGATCCCGGCCAATGCGACGCCGGGCTATCTCGCCGATCTCGCGGGCGCCTACGACTTCATGCTGACGGACGCGGATCTGCCGCCGTTCGTCGCATCGGCGCATGCACATGCCGCCGCTAGCACCGCCTACCTGATCGACCCGCACGCGCCGCTCACGCTCTACACGTCGGGCAGCAGCGGCACGCCGAAGCCGATTCGCAAGACCCTCGCGCAATTCAACGCCGAAGTGCACACGCTGGAACTGCAATGGGGCGGGTTGCTCGGCAACGCGACCATGCTCGCGAGCGTGCCGCATCACCACATCTATGGCCTGCTGTTTCGGGTGTTGTGGCCGCTCGCGGCCGGCCGCGCGTTCGATCGCGCGATCGGCATGGAGCCGCAGCAGCTGCAGGCGCGCATCGCGCAATGCGGCGCGACGGCGATCGTGTCGACACCCGCGCAACTATCGCGCTGGCCCGCGTTGCCGGGCTTCGCCGCGCTGACGCCCGCGCCGCGCGCGTTCTTTTCGTCGGGTGGTCCGCTCGCGGCCGATGCGGCGCAGCCCTATGCGGCGAGCTACGGCGCGGCGCCGCTCGAAATCTACGGCAGCACGGAAACCGGCGGAATCGCGTGGCGACGCCAGGATCGGGGCGACGCGTGGCAGCCGGTCGCCGGCGCCGAGCTGCGCCGCGACGACGACGGCGCGCTGTGCGTGCGTTCGCCGCATCTCGATCACGACGGCTGGCATCGCACGGGCGACCGCATCGCGTTCGATGCCGACGGGCGCTTCCGTTTGCAAGGGCGCCTCGACCGCGTGCTGAAGCTCGGCGGTAAGCGCGTATCGCTGCCGGAACTCGAGGCGCGTCTCGCGCTGCATCCGTTTGTCGCGCAAGCGGCCCTGGTGCCGCTCGACGGCGCATCGCGCGAACGGGTCGGCGCAGTGGTCGCGCTGAGCGAAGCGGGCAGCGCGGCGTTGCGCGACGAAGGCCGCGTCGCGCTCGCGAAAACGCTGCGCCGGCATCTGGCCGACTACTTCGATGCGGTCGTGCTGCCGCGTCACTGGCGTTTTCGCATCGGTCTGCCGTTCGATGCGCGCGGCAAGCTGCCCGCCAGCGCGGTGGCCGCCGCGTTCGCGCCGCGCGCCGAGGGCATGGAAGTGCTCGCCGAAACGCGCGACGGCGACACGCTGCACTACGTGCTGCGCGTGCCGCCGTCGCTGGTGCATTTCGCCGGCCACTTTCCGGGCCTGCCGATTCTGCCGGGCGTCGTGCAGGTCGACTGGGCGGCGCGACTCGCGGCCGGGCATTGGCCGCGGGTGCGCGAGGTGGCGTCGGTCGACCGCTTGAAGTTCATGGCGCCGGTGTTACCGGGTGCGGTGCTCGAACTCGCGCTCGCGTACGAGCTCGAGCGTCGGCGCGTGCAGTTCGCGTACCGGCTCGACGGACGCGAATGCGCGTCGGGTGTGCTCGTGCATCGGGAGGACGCATGA
- a CDS encoding COG4648 family protein produces MPAARSRPQMSKPRPAASESGTRLHWSRTAVQVLLKLAYPALILCAWHWDAPRLVGCLLLATVWLQRWAGGGPVAMPLRQLSALDWGVMMLLSCASAAIVVTDSELLLRFYPSLVNLGLLIAFGATLVRGPSMIEKFARLGSPELPPGAVRYTRRVTQVWCGFFTLNGVFSAYTALDWSRANWSLYNGAVAYGLIGALLAGEYVWRRLFMLPRAARAGSEAA; encoded by the coding sequence ATGCCGGCCGCGCGCTCGCGCCCGCAGATGTCAAAGCCACGCCCCGCCGCCAGCGAATCCGGCACGCGCCTTCACTGGAGCAGGACCGCCGTGCAGGTGCTGCTGAAACTCGCTTACCCCGCGCTGATTTTGTGCGCATGGCACTGGGACGCGCCGCGTCTCGTCGGCTGCTTGCTGCTCGCGACTGTATGGCTGCAGCGCTGGGCCGGCGGCGGTCCGGTCGCGATGCCGCTGCGCCAGCTGTCCGCGCTCGACTGGGGCGTGATGATGCTGCTGAGCTGCGCGTCGGCGGCGATCGTCGTCACCGATAGCGAGCTGCTGCTGCGCTTCTATCCGTCGCTCGTCAATCTCGGTTTGCTGATCGCGTTCGGCGCGACGCTCGTGCGCGGGCCGTCGATGATCGAAAAATTCGCCCGCCTCGGCAGCCCTGAACTGCCGCCGGGCGCGGTGCGCTATACGCGGCGCGTGACCCAGGTGTGGTGCGGCTTTTTCACGCTGAACGGGGTGTTTTCCGCCTATACCGCGCTCGATTGGAGCCGCGCGAACTGGTCGCTGTACAACGGCGCCGTCGCGTATGGGCTGATCGGCGCGCTGCTTGCCGGCGAGTACGTGTGGCGGCGTCTCTTCATGCTGCCGCGCGCCGCGCGGGCCGGCTCGGAGGCGGCCTGA
- a CDS encoding acyl carrier protein, giving the protein MSETEILERIRAIFKENFAIEPERVTPDARLFDELDLDSIDAVDLAIKLQEMTGRRIKPEDFKSVRTVGDVIDAVESLLAAQG; this is encoded by the coding sequence GTGTCTGAGACTGAGATTCTTGAGCGCATCCGCGCGATCTTCAAGGAAAACTTCGCGATCGAGCCGGAGCGCGTGACACCCGACGCTCGCCTGTTCGACGAACTCGATCTCGACAGCATCGACGCGGTCGATCTCGCGATCAAGCTGCAGGAAATGACCGGCCGCCGCATCAAGCCGGAGGACTTCAAGTCCGTGCGCACGGTCGGCGACGTGATCGACGCGGTCGAATCGCTGCTCGCGGCGCAAGGCTGA
- a CDS encoding phosphopantetheine-binding protein — translation MDSLKLEIKKLLIEALDLEDLSPADIDDDAPLFGSDGIGLDSIDALEIGIVLRKQYQLTIAANDERTREHFRSINTLAALVESQREAAHAANETTRKGD, via the coding sequence ATGGATTCTTTAAAACTGGAAATTAAAAAGCTTCTGATCGAAGCTCTCGATCTCGAAGACCTGAGCCCGGCCGATATCGACGACGATGCACCGTTGTTCGGTTCCGACGGCATCGGTCTCGATTCGATCGACGCGCTCGAGATCGGCATCGTGCTGCGCAAACAATACCAACTGACCATCGCGGCGAACGACGAACGCACGCGCGAGCACTTTCGCTCGATCAACACGCTCGCCGCGTTGGTCGAGAGTCAGCGCGAAGCGGCGCACGCTGCGAACGAAACCACAAGGAAGGGGGATTAA
- a CDS encoding lysophospholipid acyltransferase family protein, whose translation MSGRLDYAWRLCATGLAFVGFGVCGVLFSVLVFPFAWLWPHRASRQHAVSAVIHWFFRALVAVLRGLGVMELEVSGAQALRAGEPAIVVANHPTYLDVMVLLSLTPRACCVVKHAHWRNPCFWGIVRAAEYVSNADATALVDAGAKQLAAGYTMIIFPEGTRSPAPNRLHAFSRGFAHMALKAGAPIVPVLMDCDPPAFTRQLRWYDVPARAFRMRVNVLAPLGVAELAAHDTPAAIAARSVTNAVEAHITQHLFDYGFFKTGN comes from the coding sequence GGCGTGTGCGGCGTGCTGTTTTCGGTCCTGGTGTTCCCGTTCGCGTGGCTCTGGCCGCATCGCGCGTCGCGGCAGCACGCGGTGAGCGCGGTGATCCACTGGTTTTTCCGCGCGCTCGTCGCGGTGCTGCGCGGTCTCGGCGTGATGGAGCTCGAAGTGTCCGGCGCACAGGCGTTGCGCGCCGGGGAGCCTGCGATCGTCGTCGCGAATCACCCGACCTACCTCGACGTCATGGTCCTGCTGTCGCTGACGCCGCGCGCGTGCTGTGTCGTGAAGCACGCGCACTGGCGCAACCCGTGTTTCTGGGGCATCGTGCGCGCGGCCGAATACGTGAGCAACGCGGATGCGACCGCGCTGGTCGACGCGGGCGCGAAGCAGCTCGCGGCCGGCTATACGATGATCATTTTTCCCGAGGGCACGCGCAGCCCCGCGCCGAACCGGCTGCACGCGTTTTCGCGCGGCTTCGCGCATATGGCGCTGAAGGCCGGCGCGCCGATCGTGCCCGTGTTGATGGATTGCGATCCGCCCGCGTTCACGCGGCAGCTGCGCTGGTACGACGTGCCGGCGCGCGCTTTCCGGATGCGCGTGAACGTGCTCGCGCCGCTCGGCGTCGCCGAACTGGCCGCGCACGACACCCCCGCGGCCATCGCGGCGCGCAGCGTGACGAATGCCGTCGAAGCCCACATTACCCAGCACCTGTTCGATTATGGATTCTTTAAAACTGGAAATTAA